A region from the Melioribacter roseus P3M-2 genome encodes:
- a CDS encoding GWxTD domain-containing protein has protein sequence MKKLFSIFFILFAVEIYAQDELAFEFDYARFKYDTSSVYVEFYYDLMPSKMTATEDLQIEAIVHVEIKDANADTIFFKRDWKIANTIDTANSLKSYTGVVGMVMPEGKYSLYIKAYDANKPSFYKEIRETIEAIPFTNDKYALSDIQIATNIKREGANPNSIFYKNTLEVIPNPSMIFSNKMPVLFYYAELYNLKLEDPQADFTLYKELFNGIGNKVGGQSRKIAQNDKPTVDIGFFNLSKLPTDSYTLKLSLVDNKTNQGYISSKRFYYYNPDFVDTTTHYRINRGFAGSEFAIMNAEDCDKMFDQIKYIASGNEINQYKKLDSLNGKREFLFTFWQRRDPDPSTPVNEFKEDYMRRVEYVNQNFSYYSRPGYLTDRGRVYLVYGEPDQRDRYPNQSNMKPYEVWFYNQIEGGVTFIFGDVTGFGNYELLHSDKRGEVRDDNWQYRLRTTQ, from the coding sequence ATGAAAAAGTTATTTTCTATATTCTTTATTCTATTTGCGGTTGAAATTTATGCTCAGGACGAGCTGGCTTTCGAATTCGATTACGCGCGATTCAAATACGACACATCTTCTGTTTATGTCGAGTTTTATTACGATTTGATGCCCTCAAAAATGACAGCTACGGAGGATCTTCAAATCGAAGCAATCGTTCATGTTGAAATTAAAGATGCAAACGCAGATACTATTTTCTTTAAGAGAGATTGGAAAATTGCCAATACGATCGATACCGCCAACAGTCTTAAGTCGTATACCGGCGTTGTCGGTATGGTTATGCCCGAAGGTAAGTATTCTTTATATATTAAAGCCTACGACGCAAACAAACCTTCGTTTTATAAAGAGATTAGAGAGACAATTGAGGCGATCCCCTTTACAAACGATAAATACGCTTTGAGCGATATTCAAATTGCTACGAATATAAAAAGAGAAGGGGCCAATCCGAATTCAATTTTCTATAAAAATACTCTGGAAGTAATTCCGAATCCTTCAATGATTTTTAGCAATAAAATGCCGGTGCTCTTTTATTATGCGGAATTATACAATTTGAAGCTCGAAGACCCTCAAGCCGATTTTACTCTTTACAAAGAGCTCTTTAACGGGATTGGCAATAAAGTAGGAGGGCAGTCGAGGAAAATCGCACAAAACGACAAACCTACAGTCGATATCGGGTTTTTTAACTTGTCCAAATTGCCTACCGACTCCTATACGTTAAAATTAAGTTTGGTAGACAACAAAACAAATCAGGGATATATTTCATCGAAGAGATTTTATTATTATAATCCTGATTTTGTCGATACGACTACTCATTACAGAATTAACCGGGGATTTGCCGGAAGCGAATTTGCAATAATGAACGCGGAAGACTGCGATAAGATGTTCGACCAGATTAAATACATAGCTTCGGGCAATGAAATTAATCAATATAAAAAGCTCGATTCTTTGAACGGCAAACGTGAATTTCTTTTTACTTTCTGGCAAAGAAGAGATCCCGACCCATCGACGCCCGTAAATGAATTTAAAGAAGATTACATGAGACGGGTTGAATACGTAAATCAAAACTTCAGCTACTATTCTCGCCCGGGATATCTTACCGACCGCGGTAGAGTCTACCTGGTCTACGGCGAACCCGACCAGCGCGACAGATACCCGAATCAATCGAATATGAAACCCTACGAAGTCTGGTTCTATAATCAAATTGAAGGTGGCGTTACTTTTATTTTCGGCGACGTGACGGGTTTTGGAAATTACGAGCTGCTCCATTCGGATAAACGCGGCGAAGTACGGGACGACAACTGGCAATACAGATTAAGAACTACTCAATAA
- a CDS encoding T9SS type A sorting domain-containing protein, producing MNKKLIKLINLTLMLLAFTALTFAKGGGDKKANSLYKALGEPVYTKFNINNISTWFKNDGESDINQNGNSGFVFPKGSNRTAVFQSGFLWGGKVDGQFRVGGSVYRQGTVPGRILPDGTPANPGDPDVRIYRVRRDYKDGDLSAELADGDGPSIEAIRAQYEKDWNEWPASQGAPFEDVDGDGQYNPSVDIPGVPGADQTIWFVCNDLDPAQTDFMYGSLPMGIEEQVTIWGYNATGALGNMLFRKYIIINKNPDQKPFTEMYVSMWSDPDVGDAGDDYVGCDTTLSLGYAYNANATDAVYNPLPPPAVGFDFFQGPIVDGEADDVAIYKGKFVQGKKNLPMTAFYFFINGDNVYSDPDQGLYETGTLQWYNLFRGRVSTTGDPFTDPTTGQPTKFTLAGDPITGTGWIDGMLHPPGDRRLGSVSGPFEMAYGDTQEVVVAEIAAGAIEGVDRLGAIQLLKFYDLQAQLAYDNFFNVPTPPPAPAVVVAEMDQEIILSWGSDPAKVNATESYSKGGFEFQGYCVYQLPNKNAQASEARLIATYDIVDGVLKITDKEFDATAGVVLDRVVKFGSDSGIKRYISIKNDVFKGGLPLNNGSRYYFAVTSYAYNPDPEAVPRVLENPMNVIEVIPQTPKPGVRYEGKAGQVLDVTHSAGFSDGIVTPIVVDPTKLTGAEYTVTFNVDADGNKTWNVLKNGQTVLANQTHFGDDNEFIIVDGIQIGVQDAPAMIKGPGEGDGMVEVAYAGAPLDPSKYDAAGAPYKGNKVWHSLNSSGGDRYYVGAGGGSGTIDRLYRYVNYAAPYDYEFRWTENGGYAVYAFEDDKIAKVPFEIWNIGIGTPDDPSDDFRMIPFVLSNVATSDQWGWATGEDPYFGYPASDWVYWMDPKDRTPGQAGYLQFENACLQSGGAGATYNYAFDVDPDAHDYNADFHGGFVYPIGRFIVCEFDGDGQMPPAGTVIRINYNKPISAEDKYTFKAPSVVNDPELAKEDVEDINVFPNPYYGVNPQEINKYQRFVTFNHLPQKATIRIFNLAGQLVRTLHKDTPDQFFRWDLNNESDLPVASGLYVVHIDMPDLGKTKILKVAIIQEQQILDRF from the coding sequence ATGAATAAAAAATTAATTAAACTAATTAACTTGACGCTGATGTTGTTGGCGTTTACCGCGCTAACCTTTGCCAAGGGAGGAGGCGATAAAAAAGCCAATTCTCTTTACAAAGCGTTAGGCGAACCCGTTTATACAAAATTCAATATCAATAATATCTCTACTTGGTTTAAAAACGACGGCGAATCCGATATCAATCAAAACGGTAATTCCGGATTCGTTTTTCCAAAAGGAAGCAACAGAACAGCGGTATTCCAGTCGGGTTTCCTTTGGGGCGGTAAAGTAGACGGTCAATTCCGCGTAGGCGGTTCGGTTTATCGCCAGGGCACTGTTCCCGGTAGAATATTGCCAGACGGAACTCCTGCCAACCCGGGTGATCCCGATGTAAGGATCTACCGCGTAAGAAGAGACTATAAAGACGGCGATTTGAGCGCTGAATTGGCAGACGGCGACGGTCCTTCGATCGAAGCTATTAGAGCTCAGTACGAAAAAGACTGGAACGAATGGCCTGCAAGCCAGGGCGCTCCGTTCGAAGACGTTGACGGCGACGGACAATATAATCCCTCAGTCGACATTCCAGGCGTCCCGGGCGCAGATCAAACAATCTGGTTCGTATGCAACGATTTGGACCCCGCTCAAACCGACTTTATGTACGGTTCGCTTCCGATGGGTATCGAAGAACAGGTAACTATCTGGGGCTATAATGCAACAGGCGCTCTGGGAAATATGCTCTTCCGTAAATATATCATTATCAATAAAAATCCCGATCAAAAACCTTTTACCGAAATGTACGTATCGATGTGGTCTGACCCTGACGTCGGCGATGCAGGCGACGACTATGTCGGTTGCGATACTACATTGAGCTTGGGATATGCTTACAACGCTAATGCCACCGACGCAGTTTATAATCCTCTTCCGCCTCCGGCAGTAGGCTTCGACTTTTTCCAGGGACCGATTGTAGACGGAGAAGCTGACGATGTGGCTATCTATAAAGGCAAATTTGTACAGGGTAAGAAAAACTTACCGATGACCGCTTTCTATTTCTTCATTAACGGCGACAACGTATACAGCGACCCCGACCAGGGTCTTTATGAAACAGGTACATTGCAATGGTATAATCTCTTCCGAGGAAGAGTATCCACTACCGGCGACCCCTTTACAGATCCTACTACAGGTCAACCTACTAAATTTACATTAGCCGGCGATCCTATAACTGGAACCGGTTGGATTGACGGTATGCTCCATCCGCCTGGAGACCGCCGTTTGGGTTCTGTTTCAGGTCCGTTTGAAATGGCTTACGGCGATACTCAGGAAGTTGTAGTTGCAGAAATTGCAGCAGGTGCAATTGAAGGCGTCGACAGATTGGGAGCTATTCAATTGCTGAAATTCTACGATTTGCAGGCGCAGTTGGCTTACGATAACTTCTTTAACGTTCCCACGCCTCCGCCGGCTCCGGCTGTAGTTGTAGCAGAAATGGATCAAGAAATTATTTTATCATGGGGAAGCGACCCTGCAAAAGTTAACGCCACCGAATCATATTCGAAAGGCGGATTCGAATTCCAGGGCTATTGTGTATATCAATTGCCTAATAAAAATGCGCAAGCAAGCGAAGCTCGCTTAATAGCAACTTATGATATTGTCGACGGTGTTCTTAAAATAACCGATAAGGAATTCGACGCTACGGCTGGCGTAGTTTTGGATCGCGTAGTCAAATTCGGAAGCGATTCCGGAATTAAGAGATATATCAGCATTAAGAATGACGTCTTCAAAGGCGGATTGCCTCTGAATAACGGCAGCAGATATTACTTTGCGGTTACTTCTTATGCATATAATCCCGATCCCGAAGCGGTTCCGAGAGTGCTCGAAAATCCGATGAACGTTATTGAAGTAATTCCGCAAACTCCCAAACCGGGCGTCCGTTACGAAGGAAAAGCCGGTCAGGTACTGGATGTAACCCATTCGGCAGGATTTAGCGACGGCATCGTAACGCCGATCGTAGTTGATCCTACAAAATTGACTGGCGCCGAATATACGGTTACATTCAACGTTGATGCAGACGGTAACAAAACGTGGAATGTGCTGAAAAACGGACAGACTGTTCTTGCTAATCAAACCCATTTCGGTGATGATAATGAGTTTATTATCGTTGACGGTATTCAGATTGGCGTACAGGACGCTCCCGCTATGATTAAAGGTCCCGGCGAAGGCGACGGTATGGTGGAAGTTGCATACGCAGGGGCTCCGCTCGATCCTTCGAAATACGACGCCGCAGGCGCTCCGTATAAAGGAAACAAAGTATGGCACAGCTTGAACTCCTCAGGCGGCGACAGATATTATGTTGGAGCCGGCGGCGGCAGCGGTACAATCGACCGTCTCTATCGTTATGTGAATTATGCAGCGCCGTATGACTATGAATTCAGATGGACCGAAAACGGCGGTTACGCTGTTTATGCATTTGAAGACGATAAGATTGCAAAAGTACCTTTTGAAATCTGGAACATCGGTATCGGTACTCCGGACGACCCGTCGGATGATTTTAGAATGATACCTTTTGTTCTTAGCAACGTAGCAACATCAGACCAATGGGGTTGGGCAACCGGCGAAGATCCGTATTTCGGTTATCCCGCTTCCGACTGGGTCTATTGGATGGATCCGAAAGACAGAACTCCCGGACAAGCAGGATATCTGCAATTTGAAAATGCATGTTTGCAATCGGGCGGCGCAGGCGCAACCTATAATTATGCATTTGACGTAGATCCTGACGCACATGATTACAATGCAGACTTCCACGGCGGATTTGTTTATCCGATCGGAAGATTCATTGTATGCGAATTTGACGGCGACGGACAAATGCCTCCGGCAGGAACAGTCATCAGAATTAACTATAATAAGCCTATTAGTGCAGAAGACAAATATACTTTCAAGGCTCCTTCAGTTGTGAACGATCCCGAACTGGCTAAGGAAGACGTTGAAGATATCAACGTATTCCCGAACCCGTACTACGGAGTCAATCCGCAGGAAATCAACAAGTATCAGCGTTTCGTAACGTTCAACCACTTACCGCAAAAAGCCACAATCCGTATCTTCAATCTGGCGGGTCAACTGGTTAGAACGCTCCATAAAGATACGCCTGATCAATTCTTCAGATGGGATCTCAACAATGAAAGTGACCTTCCGGTAGCAAGCGGATTGTACGTAGTACATATCGATATGCCGGATTTAGGAAAAACCAAGATTCTCAAAGTCGCTATAATTCAAGAACAGCAAATTCTTGATCGATTCTAA
- the trxA gene encoding thioredoxin, giving the protein MKPFTFTDGNFEAEALKSDIPVVVDFWAAWCGPCRMIAPIIEELAEEYDGKVKVGKLDVDENQQTAIKYGVRSIPTVLFFKNGEVVDTVIGAVPKSVFVEKLEKLLG; this is encoded by the coding sequence ATGAAACCATTTACATTTACTGACGGAAATTTCGAAGCGGAAGCTTTGAAATCTGATATACCGGTAGTCGTAGATTTTTGGGCCGCATGGTGCGGTCCCTGCAGAATGATCGCGCCCATAATTGAAGAACTTGCGGAAGAATACGACGGAAAAGTTAAAGTAGGCAAACTCGACGTCGACGAAAATCAACAAACGGCAATCAAATACGGCGTGAGAAGCATTCCGACAGTGCTTTTCTTTAAAAACGGCGAAGTGGTAGACACAGTGATCGGAGCTGTGCCCAAGAGCGTTTTTGTAGAAAAATTAGAAAAACTTTTGGGATAG
- a CDS encoding acyl-CoA dehydrogenase family protein, translating into MNEFAFTEEQNMLRSMVRDFVDNEIKPIAAKIDAEEKIPEDLIKKLGELGLLGISFPEEYGGGGFGEVGYCIMQEEIARGCMSTATFIGAHQSIGANVIYLGGNEEQKQKYLVPLAKGEKIGAFCLTEAQAGSDSFNLKTRAHLDGEEWVINGEKLWITNGGIANIVSVFARTEKGITAFIVETDRPGFSAGPPEKKMGIKGSTTNPITFDNVRIPKENMVGQEGRGFILAMKTLDAGRLGLGAACLGASKELLELSTRYAKQRKQFDTTIANFQAIQFMLSEMASLIYAMESMVYRTAVDYDLKKDISHQSAIVKLFCSEALDKIADYAVQIHGGMGYSREMPIERFYRDSRINRIFEGTNEIQKGIIARHVLKKNGKI; encoded by the coding sequence ATGAATGAATTCGCCTTTACTGAAGAGCAAAATATGCTCCGCAGCATGGTAAGGGATTTTGTTGATAACGAAATCAAACCGATTGCTGCAAAAATCGACGCCGAAGAAAAAATTCCCGAAGACCTCATTAAAAAATTGGGAGAATTGGGATTGCTCGGTATTTCGTTCCCCGAAGAATACGGAGGCGGCGGTTTCGGGGAAGTCGGATATTGTATTATGCAGGAAGAGATTGCGCGCGGCTGTATGTCGACAGCGACTTTTATCGGCGCGCATCAATCGATTGGCGCTAATGTAATTTATCTCGGCGGAAACGAAGAACAAAAACAGAAATATCTGGTTCCGCTTGCAAAAGGCGAGAAGATTGGCGCATTTTGTCTAACCGAAGCTCAAGCGGGTTCCGATTCGTTCAATCTGAAAACGCGCGCCCATCTCGACGGAGAAGAATGGGTGATCAACGGTGAAAAGCTCTGGATTACAAACGGCGGAATAGCGAATATTGTCTCGGTCTTTGCAAGAACCGAAAAAGGGATTACTGCATTTATAGTCGAAACAGACCGACCGGGATTCTCGGCAGGTCCACCCGAAAAGAAGATGGGCATTAAAGGCAGCACTACAAATCCGATTACATTCGATAACGTAAGAATCCCGAAAGAAAATATGGTAGGTCAGGAAGGCAGGGGATTTATACTTGCCATGAAAACTTTGGACGCCGGCAGATTGGGACTCGGAGCGGCATGTCTCGGAGCTTCAAAAGAACTTCTCGAACTTTCGACTCGTTATGCAAAACAACGGAAACAATTTGACACGACAATAGCCAATTTCCAGGCAATTCAATTTATGCTTTCGGAAATGGCGTCTCTGATTTACGCTATGGAATCGATGGTCTATCGTACCGCGGTCGATTACGATTTGAAAAAAGACATTTCGCACCAATCGGCGATTGTAAAATTGTTCTGTTCGGAAGCCCTCGATAAGATTGCCGATTACGCCGTGCAAATTCACGGAGGAATGGGATACTCGCGTGAAATGCCGATTGAAAGATTCTATCGCGATTCGAGAATCAACAGAATATTCGAAGGCACAAATGAAATTCAAAAGGGCATTATAGCCCGTCATGTTTTAAAGAAAAACGGTAAAATATAA
- a CDS encoding PorV/PorQ family protein, translating into MIDSKKLKEIENEKINLITLVLLTLFTAGSLFAGGGSRNGTAGASQLLVPVGARGVSMAGATLVDATGVESLYWNPANLARGEYNTYALFSHMNYFADINVEYGAVSTNIEGLGALAFSIKSIAVGDIPVTTVQNPDGTGQTFSPSFITIGMTYARMLSDRISVGLTTNIVSEKIDLVSATGIAFNLGISYQNLGNIDGLSFAVVLKNLGPQMDYDGSGLNVKAISTDLSRPTQYYKIDAASFELPSTLELALGYNYQFNETNSLIVNGVFQNSNFYGDEYRFGAEYAYNDLFFIRGGYMFMPELDSDSNTFGLSAGFGINYNLGGLGLKLDYAFRQMKFFNDNHVFTVTLGL; encoded by the coding sequence TTGATCGATTCTAAAAAATTGAAGGAGATTGAAAATGAAAAAATAAATTTAATAACATTAGTGCTATTAACACTATTCACCGCAGGCAGCCTCTTTGCAGGCGGTGGTAGTCGTAATGGAACTGCCGGGGCATCTCAGCTTCTGGTTCCCGTCGGCGCGCGCGGTGTGTCGATGGCTGGAGCTACTCTGGTCGACGCCACGGGCGTGGAATCTCTCTACTGGAACCCGGCAAATTTGGCTCGCGGCGAGTATAATACTTATGCTCTCTTTTCTCATATGAACTATTTTGCCGACATTAATGTAGAATACGGAGCTGTTTCGACAAATATCGAAGGTCTTGGAGCTCTTGCATTCTCAATTAAATCAATTGCAGTGGGCGATATCCCGGTTACTACGGTTCAGAATCCCGACGGTACCGGTCAAACTTTCAGCCCTTCGTTCATTACTATCGGTATGACATATGCTCGAATGCTAAGCGATCGTATCTCGGTCGGTCTTACTACTAATATAGTATCCGAAAAAATAGACCTCGTTTCCGCTACGGGCATTGCATTCAACCTCGGTATTTCTTACCAAAACCTCGGAAATATCGACGGATTGAGCTTTGCAGTTGTGCTTAAAAACCTCGGTCCTCAAATGGATTACGACGGCAGCGGTCTTAACGTAAAGGCTATTTCGACCGACCTTTCTAGACCGACTCAGTACTACAAAATCGATGCGGCCTCATTTGAGTTGCCTTCGACTCTGGAACTGGCATTGGGTTACAATTATCAGTTCAACGAGACAAATTCTTTGATCGTTAACGGCGTTTTCCAGAACAGCAACTTCTACGGCGACGAATACAGATTCGGCGCAGAATACGCATATAACGATCTGTTCTTCATCCGCGGCGGTTATATGTTTATGCCGGAACTCGACAGCGACAGCAATACTTTCGGTTTGTCCGCCGGTTTCGGTATCAACTATAATCTAGGCGGTCTCGGTTTAAAACTCGATTACGCATTCAGACAGATGAAGTTCTTCAACGACAATCATGTATTTACTGTTACTTTAGGACTTTGA
- a CDS encoding TonB-dependent receptor, with amino-acid sequence MHRRILYFLLFLTLIPALLSAGTRGRIKGKVVDMQTGDPLIGANVIVMGTTTGAATDANGEYLLINLEPGVYEVRASYLGYQTVTVSNVRVSADLTTELNFELPSEDIQVGTIEIVAQKPLIQKDNTNAIRVTSSEDIQALPVRGVNNIIGLTAGVTLQNGEIYIRGGRNDEVGYYLEGVSIKNPITGRRGVTISQDALEEIQVQAGGYTAEFGGANAGIIRQQFKSGGPQLKASYEYITDNVTFKSKSDAFDGEKRLGAHWWGYNEQSATLSGPLFSDRVKFFTNVNYRYDRDPEPQPWPGMNLGVISDPISRDTIDFYYPAGPLKGQQREFITYTGTLNFDLKPVLIRLSGTYTTENGATSAYSAIQDLLQTRRGKYESNNGALNLKITHVLTPSMYYEVSAGYYFSNYEQYTPGLGSNIWVYGDSVANAEAGWTIPRTPKDIDNGVVGRYVSPTYANIYGFDFVRDGTVPIGYGKNDRQGISLNASLSFLVGKNHSFKVGGEYQTYTLRNWTLGTVSQVGLAASVDQFINSSNYDGTEASLNAYKRQLLITRGVNNYGYDVFGNKVDDGFFDAPHKPVFAAAYIQDRIEYEDLVINAGVRFDYIDIDNLKLVDPTRPDLGINATTGELYEEGWEKVPTFSAVSPRLGFSFPVTDRTVFHAQFGKFIQQPALNTAYRGLYRIGFEIKGGFFIPQPAGFNLRPTRTTQYELGFTQQLTDFMSIDITGYYKDIKDQVQFTLQNTDRNSAFQSYNVLTNGDYATTKGVEITLTMRRYERLAMNASLSFQDARGTGSNPYSNSGIVGAPLDGVTIFVPKYISPLSYNQALRGNVNVDYRFGPNDGPALLHDFGVSVLAMFNSGHPFTRGIGSLNAETDARFRQPIEALNSSSTPGEFQVDLRIDKTFRLMDKLSLNVYVYVINLFDNLNIRNVFLRTGSPEDDGVIYNPELSQQLIATYGEKYIDLYKAINVDYQEGYGGVPGAATNLMYGPPRQIRLGVRLEY; translated from the coding sequence ATGCATCGAAGAATTTTATACTTTTTGCTATTTCTTACTCTTATTCCTGCTCTGCTATCGGCGGGAACAAGAGGTAGGATTAAAGGAAAAGTAGTAGATATGCAAACCGGAGATCCGTTAATCGGTGCCAACGTGATCGTTATGGGTACAACCACTGGCGCTGCTACGGATGCTAACGGCGAATATCTGCTAATCAACCTGGAACCCGGCGTCTATGAGGTCAGAGCTTCATATCTGGGTTATCAAACAGTTACGGTTTCGAACGTTCGTGTAAGCGCCGATCTTACTACGGAACTTAATTTCGAACTTCCGAGCGAAGACATACAGGTGGGCACGATTGAGATTGTCGCCCAGAAACCATTAATACAAAAGGATAACACTAACGCTATTCGCGTAACGTCAAGCGAAGATATCCAGGCTTTGCCTGTCCGCGGCGTTAACAATATTATCGGTTTGACCGCAGGCGTTACTTTGCAGAATGGCGAAATTTATATCCGCGGCGGTCGTAACGACGAAGTCGGATATTATCTGGAAGGTGTTTCTATTAAGAATCCAATTACCGGTAGAAGAGGCGTTACTATTTCGCAGGACGCTCTTGAAGAAATTCAGGTGCAGGCAGGCGGTTACACCGCCGAGTTTGGCGGCGCCAATGCTGGTATTATTCGTCAACAATTCAAATCCGGCGGACCTCAACTTAAAGCAAGCTATGAATACATTACCGACAACGTGACATTCAAGAGCAAAAGCGACGCTTTCGACGGCGAAAAACGCCTGGGAGCTCACTGGTGGGGATACAACGAACAGAGCGCAACGTTAAGCGGTCCCCTTTTCTCCGATAGAGTAAAGTTCTTTACTAATGTTAACTACAGATACGACAGAGATCCGGAACCACAGCCGTGGCCGGGAATGAACCTCGGCGTTATAAGCGACCCGATCTCTAGAGATACAATTGATTTCTATTATCCGGCTGGTCCTCTCAAAGGACAACAGCGCGAATTTATTACTTATACAGGTACTCTGAATTTCGACCTTAAACCCGTCCTTATCAGACTTTCGGGTACTTATACTACTGAAAACGGAGCTACTTCGGCATACAGCGCTATTCAGGATCTGCTTCAAACCAGACGCGGCAAATACGAATCGAACAACGGCGCGTTAAACCTGAAAATTACGCATGTGCTCACGCCCTCGATGTATTATGAAGTATCGGCAGGATATTACTTCTCTAATTACGAACAGTATACGCCCGGACTCGGTTCGAATATCTGGGTATACGGCGACAGCGTTGCGAATGCCGAAGCCGGCTGGACAATCCCGAGAACGCCCAAAGATATTGACAACGGCGTCGTTGGAAGATATGTAAGTCCGACTTATGCAAATATTTACGGTTTCGATTTTGTACGAGACGGAACGGTTCCGATAGGTTACGGAAAGAACGACAGACAGGGAATTTCTCTTAATGCGTCTTTGTCGTTCCTCGTTGGAAAAAATCATTCATTTAAAGTCGGCGGCGAATATCAAACATATACATTGAGAAACTGGACTCTCGGTACTGTTTCGCAGGTTGGACTTGCAGCTTCGGTCGATCAGTTTATTAATTCTTCGAATTACGACGGTACCGAAGCTTCGTTGAACGCATACAAACGTCAGCTTCTTATTACTCGCGGCGTTAATAATTACGGTTACGATGTATTTGGAAATAAAGTTGACGACGGCTTCTTCGACGCTCCTCACAAACCTGTTTTTGCAGCCGCTTACATTCAGGACAGAATCGAATATGAAGACCTCGTTATCAACGCAGGCGTGAGATTCGATTACATCGATATCGACAATCTTAAATTGGTCGATCCTACAAGACCTGATTTAGGCATTAATGCCACTACGGGCGAATTATACGAAGAAGGCTGGGAAAAAGTGCCTACCTTCAGCGCAGTAAGCCCTCGTTTAGGCTTCTCGTTCCCCGTTACGGATAGAACCGTATTCCACGCCCAGTTCGGAAAATTTATTCAGCAGCCTGCTTTGAATACCGCTTACCGAGGTTTATACAGAATCGGATTCGAAATCAAAGGCGGTTTCTTTATTCCGCAGCCTGCCGGTTTCAATCTCAGACCGACAAGAACCACACAGTATGAATTAGGATTCACACAGCAGTTAACAGACTTCATGTCGATCGATATTACCGGTTATTATAAAGACATAAAAGATCAGGTGCAGTTTACTCTCCAAAATACAGATCGTAATTCCGCATTCCAGAGCTATAACGTGTTGACTAACGGTGATTATGCTACGACAAAAGGCGTTGAAATTACTTTGACTATGAGAAGATACGAAAGATTGGCAATGAACGCTTCGTTGTCGTTCCAGGATGCGCGCGGTACAGGTTCTAATCCGTACTCGAACAGCGGTATTGTCGGCGCTCCTCTTGACGGTGTTACAATCTTTGTACCGAAGTATATCAGTCCTCTCTCCTACAATCAGGCATTGAGAGGCAATGTAAACGTCGATTATCGTTTTGGTCCGAACGACGGTCCGGCTCTGTTGCACGATTTCGGAGTATCCGTGCTTGCAATGTTCAATAGCGGTCACCCGTTTACGCGCGGTATCGGTTCATTGAATGCCGAGACGGACGCACGCTTCCGTCAACCGATCGAAGCATTGAACAGCTCCTCAACACCGGGCGAATTCCAGGTAGACCTGAGAATCGACAAAACATTCAGACTTATGGATAAACTTTCGCTGAATGTTTACGTTTACGTAATTAATCTCTTCGATAATCTCAACATCCGCAACGTATTCTTGAGAACCGGTTCTCCCGAAGACGACGGCGTGATTTACAATCCGGAATTGTCGCAACAGTTGATTGCAACTTACGGAGAAAAATATATTGACTTGTATAAAGCCATTAATGTCGATTATCAGGAAGGATACGGCGGAGTTCCGGGAGCGGCTACTAATTTAATGTACGGACCGCCTCGTCAGATTAGATTAGGTGTCAGGTTGGAATACTAA